gatgatgatgacaagtaaacgattgaatgaaaaccTGGTCTTTTTaaggaaaaaatattatcactttttttctattaataaaaaaaaaaaattttttttcctgtgcatcaattttttttccctgttTGTCAAATCATGCACATAGAGAGTGATGGTAGACATGATGTTGAgacacattcattcacattcacacacacgaacacaTTGATTGACTTGGTTgaccaaattgaaatttttttttttgttgaaaaaaaaactttttttttcaaacgaaagattcattcattctattctacatagatttcttttttttcccaaaaatAACGATAACTTGTACAATGCAAACAAttgaagagagagagagaaattcTCTCGTTCAAAAATTCTCATTCACCACTACATGAAGAAATAGTTGTTGCATCCTGActaaaaatgtttgaattttatttttccactTATTCAATACTGCCACACgtaaaaaatattatcatcaccatcacataTATAGAAGAGGGAATGTAcaatgaaagaataaaatattcTAGGTTAACAAAGTTGACAAATTCTCCATggatttccattttttttttagtttgtttgtttgtttaatttgtaaaagagagaaaaaaaattcattttgaatttatttattcaaaatatatttatacAAACATggcaaattgaattcaaattacaTATAACAGAGaacattacattttttttttttattgacaaATTTCAAGGTTTCacactaatgatgatgatcagaatgTTCTTGATAAAAACGTAGACCACAATAGCCACATGTATGATTTCCTGGTTGATCTAAATTGATAAATACTTTTGGATGTCCTAATggtccaccaccaccatcacaaaCTACTTTTCGTCCTTTTACAGCTGTTGGTGGTATTTCCGCAATCAGATCACGAGCAAAACGTGTATTCACCTTATGGTATAAATTGGAGAATCagaaattattcattatgtCAAGCACATGAATATGTGAATACCTTTTTCGATTTACCACCAATAAAACGTGACAGACGGTAgtcattttgttcaaatttctattttagattaaaaattgatcagAATTGACAATGAGGAAATACAATTATGATACAAACCTGTCCGGTATGTGTTTCAACATCGACAAATTCATCGATTTTCTGTATATCAGCCTTTGATAATGGTTGAGTTTTGTTGGCTGAATGTTTATCCAATTGATGATCAGATGAAAGTGATCGAATAGGATTGATTTGTGTCATCAATCGTTGCCATATTTGTggttttgaacaaaatttattcataatttGATTGGCCATTTCTGGAATATGAATCTGTTTCAAACATAAatacaatttatttatcaacacaaatcacaacaacaaggtgaatttaacagaaaaaaataacctaGCGACTATTTCAACTCATAGCTGCTACATTTGGTTTTAATGgtttaaaattttgtcacatgtttttttttctgaaatttttcaattttgatttttttttgtttagaatTTAAATTACTCTGTaagttgataataattaattgattaaaaaatgatttatttatgattTCAAATTAACGATTTTTTAAAACCAGAAAACAATAATGCTTCGAAATTGTTTGAACATCATGACAAACTTGTGGCGAATTGCTCAACGaacaaatattcaaacaacatTAATTAGACCGGAATTTCAATTACCGTTATCAATGGATAAATTTCCTATGcttcaacagcaacaaatacGAACATTTAAAGATAAAGATGTGCTAAAACTTCGTTGTTCAAAAtgttatttcaaaaaaatcgatgatcGTTGGTGGGTTCTTTGTAATGAACATCCACGACataaacaacgacaaaaattgTCACGAATACAGCAACaagatgaaatgattgtCACACACATTACCCGTACCGGATCATATAAAAAGaaacattatcaatatcTTTATCatgatatttgattgattcgggatttgatttcattttgtacAATTTGTCTaatttcgttattttttttttttgaaatagcTGGAAAAACCCCCATAATTattgtattttcattttcattgttcatgaaaacaaaaataaataaattaccTGTTAGAAATACGTCCTAATAACAGATTATTTTGTGATCTTCCTCATTATTGCCTGTATATATGGCCAACAAAATGTAGGGGTGTCATTTCTTTCGtattttcaataatcgatttgtttcaaaaaaaaaattcaatcatttaaatgaaatgaaatatcaatatataaatgtttaaatgtttcaaaaaaaaaattcaatcatttaaatgaaatgaaatatcaatatataaatgtttaAATGCCTCAagccaaaatgatgatggcaacaaGTTGTCATCCATAACACATGAAATGATTAATGGAcagccatcattattatcattgatataCAGGTGTATATTTctttcaacaataacaacaacaacaacaagaaaaatatatttttagaaatgaaatgaaaatggtgttGGTGACAATGATGTTCAACTTTGACTTTGAATGgcaatcgaaaacaaaaagaaatgaaaaaaaaagaaagaaagaaagaaaaaaaaggaccTTGTATACGTATCAACCATATATATCAAACATCCaataaaatccaaatcaCAACATGAACAGCATCAAGATCAGCCATTAATCATTTTCcctctttgatgatgatgatgatgatgatgaacttgttatagaatcgaatgatttggcgttattttcatttcatttttttattattatttttttttcatttcatttttcattaaacaAAGCCTGTAGGgtatgaaaattgaatatttttttttgttttcaatttttaaatttttaataatctGTCcgtttatcattttgtttgcaattcatgaatttaatcatttcatttttcaataaccAAATTCTTAAATattatttatgaatgatcaatgtggattttgtttttgtaaagaaaaaaaaatgacacgAAATCCAGGTAAATGTATGTTATTGTAtcccccccaaaaaaaaaacaattagaGGAAATAATTGAAACATTGAACTTCACGTGATATcctttgtgtgtatgtgtgtgtgtgaatgtagCTGTAAATCAGATTCAATGAACATCGATCgaatgatcattataatatgatgatgatgatcatcattatcatgagaGTGTAAATTATTTTGTGTCACATACATTATATTTGTGTGACAGAATAAccttgaatgaaaatatatttaGATTGAATGTATTGATTGATAGATTGATTAATGAAGAATTCATTATGACGGAATTTAATTGAAGAAattgattagaatttttttttttttggaattatAATCTTGAATAATCCCTTGTATTTCCttaaatcgaatgtttttgttttgttgttgaaaaaaatcgattccaGAATTCGAATATTCTCTAATATCTAGAGTATAGATAaaagattttgattgaatttggtACTTTGAAATCgatctgatttttttccgatcatttaaaaataattgaatccTAAATTAATCACTATAGATTTGTTTTGctgtacgtgtgtgtgtgtgtatcgatgatgttgtttgaaaaattctgtgAAAAAGTTCCAAGAATAAAAACTATTAGAAtggaattaaaaaaaaaaatttccattaattattttttttgttatcaaaaTTGTTTATGAAAATCTCCAAAATCATCACAAGACAATATAtaacgtgttttttttcccatttttttccattttattggATTCATTCCAATCGATTAGTcatcttgtgtgtgtgttaaaataaacaacaaaaaaaaaaaaaaaaacacacacacacacattttttccGGGAAAACAcggatatgatgataaacaaatggaaacaaacaaacaaaaaaaaaataaaatgataagaTAAGATTTGACCTACTAgagatcatcatctaatAAATTGGTTATTTCCtaatatgaaaatattctaATGGATATGCTGatttaatcgattgaattattattcatgtacaggtttttttccattgaaaaacaCAACACTTTTATCAttggaataataattataaattttttttctggttagtAACAACAACGGTGTATAGATTGAattcatgataatgaaaatcgaatgattccaaattgataattctcatgattaattaatttgtttgtgtgtgtgtgtgtgtgtgtgtgtgactgtGATATAATCTTGATTATATATACACATGCAACCCGAAAACATTTCACTGCCAAACATCATAACAAAAATCAAGTGTTTTTCCAATGTCATACGATttttaatcatgatgatgatgaagatgatgattatcatccaaTCTTAAAGGATTATTGTCAGATTGTcagataaaaaattgaaatttgaattttgttgtttgtttcttatttagttttggtttttttttgttttagtaTTGCGAATATCTTATGTTTTCAATaatgttgttttcttttcttttcttttcttttttttcttaggAATTGATGACATCACTAATCAACAGCActattattgataattattattcgacgtcattcatttttatcataaaaatcgatgatgatgatgttgttgttgttgtattgatAATCGTTAGTAATTCacacttttgttgttggtaatAATCCAAAGTTTTTAGTTCATGTACATGTATTTGcctaaattcaatttgtataCAAAATCAAAGTCAAAATCAGTATGTACTTTACGAATATTTTgcattcaaatttgattcaaacgTACATTCTTCGTTAGTTACTTTGAAGCAATCTTCTACTGTACTAATCCagaacgaaaacaaaacatcaaGAACATTACAAGCACACAAATTTGTTGATTACAgacaaattgataaattgggCACAAGTGTACCTTGATTAAATACGGAATAACACATCATGAATGTTACAAAgaaaatcatcgattgatcaataatttataGCAAACAATATATCAGTTGTGATCAGAGAATTtccagtggaaaaaaatggttgaaTACCAATGGTTAATCATAGATGTAGAATTAaagatcaatcaaaaaaaaaaaatcactggcattaaaaatcattaatcaatgattcatataatcatggcgtaataataatttgaaactttgaaaaagaaaatttgatttcagtaacaaataaaaattgattggattttaCTTCGATCTCATTCATTATACtgtttttaaatatttaataaaaatggtTCAAATAagatagcaaaaaaaactgtcaacaaaattgtcaaatgataaatacagacacacagacagatcattgatgataaagataataatgttgaagaattttttccatttatatcTCACTACTGTATATGTCTATCATATTGAATGATctcattcattaataatttggTCCAAACTTATTATATTCTTCTTATGTttgctatatatatatatgttcaAATTCAAGGCTGAATATTGATCACAATTTCATTACATCATGTCCACACATTTTGATCcaaatatttaattttttttgtttgtttgtttgtttgttcacaCACAGTTTCCAATTCGATTCAGGCATCAATAGCCAAAAATTGGAATTggatatttgttgtttaatcATTTCCagtttgggttttttttgtttcattttcaatcattgttgctgtttttattttgttcacgCTATTCGTGTCTGGTCAGTTTCaatttcgtattttttttttgtttcggttCAAattgtacttttttttctctccaaaaatcatcatcacattattataatgattatgggTATAAGTAAGTCAGATTCcgcatcataatcattcaagtcgaatgagaaaataaaaaacaaaacaaacaaacaaaactcaAAATAGATAATAACCAAGTTtaatttcaaagaattttgaaGTAACTAAAACTAATtgacgttttttttgatgatgatgatgatgatgatccatgatcatcattgggtCAACACTATGATTAGAGATTCTTATTGATtcaaagaataatttttttttagcttcTTACGATAATTCTTTGAGTatagtgaaaaataaaacatttagTAACATTTAATCTTTATAATCATAGCCATCATAATATCTTCCATTGCCACtgccataataatgattcattaatCGTTAATCGATTCTATCATCCATTTGGGAATTCTCCATTTAATATGACCATGATgggtacacacacacacatagaatCTATTGCAGTTATAACCATAGaatagaaattgaaaagtAACTATCAAATTCCTATTTCCAATAAAGCATATGATTGGATCGTCAtatcatagaaaaaaaacgaaccaaAGTCAGaataatcaatgttttttttcaatttcattgcaTATGAATTTATGTTTagcatatgatgatgatcactggATGATTGGAAATTGCATCAGCCAGTTTAGCTgcataaatttttgttttgtttttgaattcataataaaatgttgatgattgattgattgataatcatatcatcaagACATTTATTtagtaatcatcaacaacaacaatatatatcTGTTTGTTTTACAGACAACACTCTTTGCATCCGGATTgaggacaaaaaaaaaatttccattcatcGAAATGgcaatagaaaattttttaaaaatcataaaattagtaatttgattcaaaatggaTACGTAAATAtcctgtgttttttttggtgctTGCTAATAATCctgtattcatcatcattcatttcttgtGCTAATCATAGGTTGTTATTGTAAAATTGCTCAAAGATCAAAGGCAAcgtggttggttggttgattggtAGGTGCATGTAAAAGGGAGAAGAACGTTCATTCGAAAAATGTGATTGCTATCTTGaactgcaaaaaaaaaaaattatcatccaccgtcatcatcatcatcatcataatcattgccgataatgatgatgatgatgatgacggtggCAGTGTGTATGGTTGTTTCacgtttcgttttttaatCGTCCAAAATATATACATAAAagtatgaaatgaatatgatggctagacgacgacgacgacgatatACGGCTGAtgcaatcaattcatttaggttgtatcatcatcatcattctatggTTGTAGTAATAACTGATTGATTGCAactaatcaaaaaaaaatcaattggaGAATTTCGATATGAACCGAACAAGCAAACAGTGATTACACTTGTTTTTGTATAcatacaaaatgaataagatagaaaaaaaagacggtcaacagaaaaaaaaacatattgcatccattatatatatattggttTATTGGCCATTGATTGTGACAttgaatcacaaaaaaattgcaatacATTCAACTTTTAAAGTTGCACAttgtggaaattttttttttttttttgttttcattttatagcCATATAtaattctttattattaatttttttctccattttaaATCAACTATCGATTAGCTATATAGCCTCTGGTTGACAGAAGAAACAAAGTCgttgacattgaaaaaaaaaattgattccaattgaattttttttttttttttttttggaaattatAATAGAACCTTGTCACATTGATCAGGTGATCTGGTGGAGGGTTCGTTGACTTtacaatacaaaaaatggatttttggTGGtcatcagagaaaaaaaaacattcggtcaaaatataataataataataataaaataagacaataaatggaaatcgaaaatttcataaaagtcaaatcaaatgcaatttttttttttggttgtaattgtcaataaaaattatgtttttgtcctggtttgtttttttttgttcttctttttttcttttgattattattattaattcgGGTCATtcgggatttttttttcaatatatggCCGCCGATAatgacattgatgataacTGCAGCTGCTaccgctgttgttgttgttgttgtttttgtcattcaattgataataaaaattaaaatacaGTCATAAaagcaatgaatgaatgaatgaatggaatgaatgtCCCAAGAGATGgttgaatgttttgttttcaataaacATTTCtacgaaaacaaaatcatattGAATGGAATTCAAATGGAATTCCAgtcatatttgttttttttttgtccattggaaaaacaaatgaaaataaaaaaataaattttcactaAAAAGATAAAAGATGATGGAGAATAAATTTCCATGAATGAACAATACATTTTGAAAGGATTTCTTtctatactttttttttttttttttgtttatctcTAGGAATTCAggccaaaataaaacaaaattttgaatagAAAAGCCAACCATGCATAGAAAATGGTAATGGCGGTCATTCTTTTcaattatgaaatgaaaagtcaaaaattttttgaaagaaGCATagtatcaacatcatcacttATAAATGATAAACTATATGAATCATGCAgtgatcatttgattttgtgtAAAAAAAGGTCAATTTAACCGCGAAAagttcatcaacaaattttgtttactgaaaaaagaaaaatttcatttttcttttttttttcattcgaggAAACATTCCATTTTTTAGATATCCAGATccatcatttatcatcatttagatggaatcaaaatcatcagatGACCATAATTCCGGCGGAATCTCCAtatcgaacaaacaaacacacacacacacacaaaaaaaacacatattgaatatcaaaaacaacaacaacctcaGGCTATTCGAGAACCTGATTGTTTGATAAGATTTCCGTCTAGGAAAAGTGTTGGATGTTCAAtagaattttatattttaatatttaaaattattctgATGCAATTACTAGATATTGTACATGAAATATTCACGTGAAAAAAACGTACCATATTACAATAATTTACCCcaatataaatgataaattttctcttttatctctctctctctctatgcattgacaatttttgcATTTTATCGACGTCATTCATTACAAATGTCATATACAACACACATATTCATATCAGATCAGATCAGATCAGATTTAATATTATAATTCTctcattttctctctctctctctctttttctatcCATGTAGTGGTGTTTTCATCATGAAACAAAGTGTAGTTTTAGTTagtttaaattaaaattgaatatatcaaaaacagacaaaataGTTCAAGAACAAGAGAGACTCTCTACtacaagtgtgtgtgtgtgtgtgtcggaTGTATACAGCCCTCttttatgaaatgaaatgaacacaCTAGTAGTTGACTCCTCATTTTATCTCATTGTCAATGGTGGCAGCGACCGCAACAAGGTTTTCCGTTGATTGGTTATAAAAACTCGCGTAGATAgtaaattttgaatcattcaagAATCATCAAGCAATCAAAGATTtcagaaatttttgaaaCCTTTTGCTTTTGTGCCTGTCTGTCTGCCTGTctgcctgtgtgtgtgtgtgcgtttggATGTGTGCAGCTGTTGTCCATTTCAATTTAGAATCGTATATCCGGaatcgctgttgttgttgttgtttttttttaaatcgcTGATTATATTACGCTGAATTTGCTGAATCAATATTCCAATATtggaaagaagaaaatttttatgcatcatcaaatagtaaaaagaagaaaaatatccAATTTTTCGATGTATttatcgatatcatcattatcattattatcaaccaaTCATATTACTATTTCAACAAAACGAACATCATTGACGTTAATACAGCAATTAATAATATTGTTAATATTAATAACTATaactataataataataactactGATCAAACATAATCGTttggttttcgttttcgtttttttttcattcgcacatatataattattatataacaaTATATTGTCCACAAcaacgggaaaaaaaagaagatatTCAAGAAGATAACATTCTCTTACAAAATTACGGAAATTCGTTCCTTGACTATTGTGgctatcaaaaaaaattgtaagtCCTCTTCTTGTATTATGTatcttttattattgaagaaaattttcttagccaaagaaaaaaaaatccatattgtgtgtttgtgataaTTGTTGAGTTGAATTATTCTGAATTCTGAATTCTGTCTGtctgatgctgatgatgatatattacCTAATGgcctatattttttttttttttggcaaaataAACAAGTAGCCTGAAAGCAATTTTCGATCCAAAATAAATCCTCATATATTAGTTAGAATGTTAAATGTCGCGACAATggcgacgacaacaacgacgacgtcGACGACGTGACATTCGACATGTTATCAATATCGATTATATTGATGTCATTAACATGTATATGTAATGTTGTATGTTTAAAAATTGGTTTATAACAATAATTTAAACATCGACCGGAAATCATAGATTTAATGTATGTTTAACGatagttgtttgtttgtttgtttgtgtttttttctgtttatcatcaatattattttcaCGTTTTCAAGTACATTTTTATTGCCATTTATCGACCAAATATCGATccatattcatttatatatggatgaatataaataacgaatgaaatcgattctttattcaaatttcattcaaaatgatttaattcaaataggtattggtttttttccaacattggaaaaaaaagagaaaagtgaacaaaattcaatcgtcaatttttttttgtttgtttctgttcGATGTAGATGTTGATAGATGTTGGTGTGTTggatcaatgataatcaatcacatcacatcatcatcatcatcattatattaattcaaaaatacCAAATTGAAAAAGCCTCGACAACAGTagatgtgttttttttcaaaatgaacagaaaaaattgttgtatatcatatcatttttttttctatttgttcaCTGTTATAATTAGTGaacaaatagaaatgaaaatggcgtgatttttcttctgttgtGTTCTGTAGTCCACATACACAATGACGaccataaaacaaaaattgaaaataaaaaaattttttcaacatatatttggtttattatttgtcaatTATTTCTAGTATCAAAGAGCGAGATGCACGCGTTTTTTCAGTCTATTCAATATTTGGTATTTTTCTCCGTTCATGGTTTGATGATCGATGCAAAAtccaacaaaacaatttgatatatttctatttatttcatcaatctttttcaaaaaatctttttttttttcgttgatcaacaatatcattgatcaccatcaatgatattgcttacaaatcatcatcatgatcatcattattgattttgatatcTAATTGCCCTTgcaattgaacaacaacaacaacaacaacgacaacgacgacgacaacgaatCATTGGgattattcaacaaacaaacatattcaacaacatgTCATTGATTGTGGTTAGATTTTCTCAGTGAAAacgacaaataataatataaacatGACATTTTCatctcattttcattcaattctctctctttttcttttgctagATAaacacattgatgatgaaaacttttATATATGTGTTTTGGGTGTTAGGTgcaatttaatcaaatttcacAAATCATAAACACTATTCATGGTTAGGGTGGaggtttcttttttttctgatggtggtggtggtggtggtgctggtggttgaaatataattttcaaattaaaataaataaataaggATATattagatttttgttttttttttcgtcaaatGAAAGTAAAATTAGTTAAAGATGTCAATTTCTAAATGTGGCAGTTGAcaagaatttattatatattcgTATATTCCTGTTGTTCCAGTTTAaattattggttttttttctgtattgtTCACGATTCTTTTGCTATTCATGTATGCatgttattcatttcatttcattttattccatCAATTGAAATCTTGGATCACGTTTTACATTATAATGTTCAGGCATTTGCAtagttgatgttgatttacTCAATTCTTTTGCAAACGATGTATAGATATGTGACTAGTATATATGTGGGgtatgaaaaagaaaaaaaaatcgttactgatcaatttgaatttgcatatatatatcgaataataataataataaacctTTTCcagattatttttcatctcttCCAATTCATGATGAAGATTTAGACAACGTTTCTGTGATTGTCCCAATTGTTCATTAACATCTTGATATTGTCGTTGTGATGCTTGCAATTCAAGCGATATATcctatataaaaattttaaaatgaaaatcctatgatgatcaatcggtttttcttttttatttttcttttctttttttgcacTTACCGAAACTTGTTTCGCTTGTTTACGTAATTGTTTTTGCAAATCATTCAACTGACG
This window of the Dermatophagoides farinae isolate YC_2012a chromosome 3, ASM2471394v1, whole genome shotgun sequence genome carries:
- the ND-13A gene encoding NADH dehydrogenase (ubiquinone) 13 kDa A subunit translates to MANQIMNKFCSKPQIWQRLMTQINPIRSLSSDHQLDKHSANKTQPLSKADIQKIDEFVDVETHTGQKFEQNDYRLSRFIGGKSKKVNTRFARDLIAEIPPTAVKGRKVVCDGGGGPLGHPKVFINLDQPGNHTCGYCGLRFYQEHSDHHH
- the mRpL36 gene encoding mitochondrial ribosomal protein L36; amino-acid sequence: MLRNCLNIMTNLWRIAQRTNIQTTLIRPEFQLPLSMDKFPMLQQQQIRTFKDKDVLKLRCSKCYFKKIDDRWWVLCNEHPRHKQRQKLSRIQQQDEMIVTHITRTGSYKKKHYQYLYHDI